Proteins co-encoded in one Nicotiana sylvestris chromosome 7, ASM39365v2, whole genome shotgun sequence genomic window:
- the LOC138873012 gene encoding uncharacterized protein has product MEKFRAYLMRAKKGSENQVIDHVSHLEEEGRPCDGLEINDPFLDEQLLSISVNSMPWFANVANFLVTGIVPCELSSNQRKKLKWDSLEYYWDEPYLFKICNDGVIRRCVLEEEQLSILNSCHSSPYGGHHGGARIASKVLSCGFYWPTLYKDAGDLVKRCDECQRAGEI; this is encoded by the exons atggagaaatttAGGGCTTATCTCATGAGGgccaag aaagggagtgaaaaccaagtgaTAGACCACGTAtcccacttggaggaggaggggaggccttgtgatggccttgaaattAATGATCCATTCCTTGATGAGCAACTTCTCTCTATATCTGTGAATAGCATGCCTTGGTTTGCAAATGTTGCCAACTTTCTTGTGACCGGTATTGTtccatgtgagctctcttctaaccaaaggaagaagctcaaatgggatagcttggaatactattgggatgagccttatttgttcaaaatttgcaatgatggtgtgatccgaagatgTGTTCTGGAAGAAGAGCAACTGAGTATTCTTAATtcttgtcattcctctccttatggtggtcaccatggtggggcAAGGATAGCTTCAAAGGTGCTTAgctgtggattctattggcctacaTTGTACAAGGATGCAGGTGAtcttgtgaagagatgtgatgagtgccagAGAGCTGGCGAAATTTga